A region from the Aquimarina sp. ERC-38 genome encodes:
- a CDS encoding mechanosensitive ion channel domain-containing protein yields MYPIDKSINQFFTYPDYFKEVTTMEISYIKALETIIVVIVFIIAKKASSKLIQKTIENKLLHSSRERIVKKSIKLILSFILIVVIFTIWGVHQSDLVVFIGSFLTVVGVAFFAQWSILSNITSSVIIFFNHSIKLDDEIIIMEGKEYEIEGTVSNIGLFFITIRMKNDEELTLPNNIFIQKMIKRKTGTDETIP; encoded by the coding sequence TTGTATCCGATTGATAAAAGTATAAATCAGTTTTTTACATATCCTGACTATTTTAAAGAAGTAACAACAATGGAGATAAGTTATATCAAAGCTTTAGAAACGATTATAGTGGTGATTGTATTTATCATTGCAAAAAAAGCTTCCAGTAAACTTATTCAGAAGACTATTGAAAATAAGTTACTACATTCTTCCCGGGAACGGATTGTTAAAAAATCAATTAAGCTGATTCTTAGTTTTATCCTGATAGTTGTCATTTTTACCATATGGGGGGTGCATCAATCCGATTTGGTTGTTTTTATCGGTTCTTTTCTTACTGTAGTGGGGGTTGCTTTCTTTGCGCAATGGTCTATTCTTTCTAATATTACGTCAAGTGTAATCATCTTTTTTAACCACTCCATTAAATTAGATGATGAAATAATTATCATGGAGGGCAAAGAATATGAGATAGAAGGTACGGTTAGTAATATTGGTCTCTTTTTTATTACTATTAGAATGAAGAATGATGAAGAACTAACTTTACCCAATAACATTTTTATCCAAAAAATGATTAAAAGAAAAACAGGTACTGACGAAACTATCCCTTAA
- a CDS encoding TetR/AcrR family transcriptional regulator: protein MVELSKGEIKRKALVDATISLVNNNGFHAAPVSKIAKMANVSPATIYLYFEDKQDLVNKVYIEVKESFTAYTFKTYTKSMPVAEGFKLIWKRIATFKTTEIAKAIFLAQCDNTPIIDESSRQEGIRHLQPLLDLWKRGKEEGVIKPLSDYLLYAYTINPLSFLIVMQQQGAFTIEEKHIEEAYHAAWNSIKL, encoded by the coding sequence ATGGTTGAATTATCTAAAGGTGAAATTAAACGAAAGGCTTTGGTAGACGCTACCATTTCTCTAGTTAACAACAATGGTTTTCATGCTGCTCCAGTTTCAAAAATAGCAAAAATGGCAAACGTGTCACCGGCTACTATCTATCTATATTTTGAAGATAAACAGGACCTGGTCAACAAAGTCTATATAGAGGTTAAGGAATCATTTACCGCTTATACTTTTAAAACTTATACTAAAAGTATGCCTGTGGCGGAAGGTTTTAAGCTTATTTGGAAACGAATTGCAACTTTTAAAACTACTGAAATTGCTAAGGCTATTTTTTTAGCGCAATGTGATAATACCCCGATAATTGATGAATCTAGCAGACAAGAAGGAATTAGGCATTTACAACCACTTTTAGATTTATGGAAACGTGGAAAGGAAGAAGGGGTAATTAAACCTTTATCTGACTATTTGTTGTACGCCTATACTATTAATCCTTTATCTTTTTTGATAGTAATGCAGCAACAAGGCGCTTTTACCATAGAAGAAAAGCATATCGAAGAAGCTTACCACGCTGCCTGGAACAGTATTAAATTATAA
- a CDS encoding type 1 glutamine amidotransferase domain-containing protein, which yields MKKVLFVLTSHDQLGDTGEKTGFWIEEFASPYYLLKDKGVAITLASPKGGQPPIDPKSAAEDFSTPATERFNKDKETQEVLSKTLKLDTVNQADYDAVFYPGGHGPLWDLAEDKSSIALIESFYSNNKPVGAVCHAPAIFKHTKDAKGTPLVKGKKVTGFTNTEEEAVQLTDVVPFLVEDMLKENGGIYSKGEDWNPYSVQEGNLITGQNPASSELVAEKLLAIL from the coding sequence ATGAAAAAAGTTTTATTTGTGCTTACAAGTCACGATCAATTAGGGGATACAGGAGAAAAAACAGGATTTTGGATTGAAGAATTTGCAAGCCCTTATTATTTATTAAAAGACAAAGGGGTTGCTATTACCCTGGCTTCCCCAAAAGGAGGACAACCCCCGATAGACCCTAAAAGTGCTGCTGAAGATTTTAGTACCCCGGCAACGGAGCGTTTTAATAAGGATAAAGAAACTCAGGAAGTTTTAAGTAAAACCTTAAAACTTGATACTGTAAACCAGGCTGATTATGATGCGGTCTTTTATCCGGGTGGTCATGGACCCCTATGGGACCTTGCAGAGGATAAAAGTTCTATTGCTTTAATTGAAAGTTTTTATAGTAATAATAAACCTGTCGGTGCCGTCTGCCATGCCCCTGCTATTTTTAAACATACAAAAGATGCTAAGGGTACTCCATTAGTTAAAGGAAAAAAGGTAACCGGATTTACAAACACCGAAGAAGAAGCCGTACAATTGACGGATGTAGTCCCTTTTTTAGTAGAAGATATGCTTAAGGAAAATGGAGGAATTTATTCTAAAGGGGAGGATTGGAACCCATATTCAGTGCAAGAAGGTAATTTAATCACGGGCCAGAATCCCGCTTCATCAGAACTGGTAGCCGAAAAATTATTAGCTATTTTATAA
- a CDS encoding Gfo/Idh/MocA family protein, which yields MAVVSGATLITPTLLSSVKLKTKLTNDKPLRIALCGLGKYAKILAEALASTHNCKLMGLITGTPEKEVSWGEKYNIPSKNIYNYKNFDTIKDNKDIDLVYVVLPNSMHKEFTIRAANSGKHVIVEKPMALNAPDCLEMIAACKKNKVQLAVGYRLHFDPYYHEMKRLASTDELGPVRYIDSGFGYRIKGWAKDAWHLKKELSGGGPLPNIGIYCIQNNRYILGEEPKYVTAQFGPIQRPEYFKEVEESITWQLEFPGGAITNSASSYSYNVNKIYASGDKGFIELDPAHNYAPLKGKSSQGIMNFPLINQQSEQMDGIAEYILRDEALPTHITGEEGYKDMVVIDAIYKSAKTGRKVEIKRA from the coding sequence ATGGCAGTAGTTAGTGGGGCAACACTCATTACTCCTACTTTGTTATCATCCGTAAAACTAAAAACTAAATTAACAAACGATAAACCATTACGTATAGCCCTATGCGGACTTGGAAAATATGCTAAAATTTTAGCCGAAGCTTTAGCATCAACCCATAATTGTAAATTGATGGGATTGATAACCGGTACCCCTGAAAAAGAAGTTTCCTGGGGTGAGAAGTATAATATTCCTTCAAAGAATATTTACAACTACAAGAATTTTGATACTATAAAAGACAATAAAGATATCGATTTAGTATATGTCGTACTTCCTAATTCTATGCACAAGGAGTTTACGATTAGGGCTGCCAACTCTGGTAAGCATGTCATCGTTGAAAAACCAATGGCTCTTAATGCACCGGATTGTTTAGAAATGATAGCAGCCTGTAAAAAGAATAAAGTACAATTAGCCGTGGGCTACCGATTACATTTTGACCCTTACTATCATGAGATGAAACGACTGGCTAGTACGGATGAACTAGGTCCTGTAAGATATATAGATTCGGGATTCGGCTACAGGATAAAAGGTTGGGCTAAAGATGCCTGGCACTTAAAAAAAGAGCTTTCAGGGGGAGGTCCTTTACCTAATATTGGAATTTATTGTATACAAAATAATAGATATATCTTAGGAGAAGAGCCTAAATACGTTACAGCGCAATTTGGACCCATACAGCGACCTGAATATTTTAAAGAGGTTGAAGAATCTATTACCTGGCAGTTAGAATTTCCAGGAGGGGCTATTACCAACTCCGCTAGTTCTTATAGTTATAATGTCAATAAAATATATGCATCGGGGGATAAGGGGTTTATTGAATTAGATCCGGCACATAATTATGCCCCTTTAAAAGGAAAATCCAGTCAGGGAATTATGAATTTTCCATTAATTAACCAGCAATCCGAACAGATGGATGGCATAGCCGAATATATCTTAAGAGATGAAGCGCTACCCACTCATATAACCGGAGAAGAAGGCTATAAAGATATGGTAGTCATCGATGCTATTTATAAATCTGCTAAAACCGGGAGAAAAGTGGAAATTAAAAGAGCATAG
- a CDS encoding oxidoreductase — protein MKNWLITGISSGLGKVLAESVIQNGDFVIGTFRNQKQVTDFNAKYKNKAHSILLDITDEHNIEENVLNIIDKFGKIDVLVNNAGIGFVGAIEETSMAEVKEVFNANFFGTLKLTQAVLPYMRKEKSGNIVQISSHGGIKAFAGFGIYNASKFALEGFSEALAQEVAPLGIKVSIVEPGPFRTKFAGNGLGLAKNEITDYSETAGAFRTKLKSVDGKQEGDPVKAAEAIINLVNSENQTLRLPLGKVALMTIGMKLDSVKSDLEKNRNTAENAVYTQA, from the coding sequence ATGAAAAATTGGTTAATAACAGGTATTTCAAGCGGATTAGGTAAGGTACTTGCAGAATCCGTTATTCAAAACGGAGATTTCGTGATCGGAACGTTTAGAAATCAGAAACAGGTAACAGATTTTAATGCTAAGTATAAGAATAAAGCCCATTCCATACTTTTAGATATTACAGATGAGCATAATATTGAAGAAAACGTTTTAAACATCATTGACAAATTCGGAAAGATTGACGTATTGGTTAATAATGCAGGCATCGGTTTTGTAGGTGCTATTGAAGAAACTTCTATGGCAGAGGTAAAGGAGGTTTTTAACGCTAATTTCTTTGGTACTTTAAAACTGACCCAAGCCGTTTTACCCTATATGCGTAAGGAAAAAAGCGGAAATATCGTACAAATTTCATCACATGGAGGAATCAAAGCCTTTGCCGGATTTGGGATTTATAATGCAAGTAAATTTGCTTTAGAAGGGTTTAGCGAAGCCCTGGCACAAGAAGTGGCACCTCTCGGAATAAAAGTTTCTATAGTGGAACCAGGTCCGTTCCGGACAAAATTCGCGGGAAACGGATTGGGACTTGCTAAAAACGAGATTACTGATTATTCCGAAACCGCAGGAGCATTTAGAACCAAGTTAAAAAGTGTAGATGGAAAACAGGAAGGTGATCCGGTAAAAGCAGCGGAAGCTATTATCAACTTAGTTAATTCGGAAAACCAGACACTCCGTTTACCATTAGGTAAAGTTGCATTGATGACCATTGGTATGAAACTGGATAGTGTAAAATCTGACCTGGAGAAAAATAGAAATACTGCTGAGAATGCAGTGTATACACAAGCGTAA
- a CDS encoding Crp/Fnr family transcriptional regulator, with the protein MDLYVNLLGNIKKYVTLTAGETERLTSIIRTKSIKKRELIDQPDHVCKYRNYIEKGAFRSFFIDREGKEHTVQIAIEDHFTSDFYSYITQTPATLFVEALEDSIILQMTYQDIEGLCRDIHALSEYFRITTERAFAFSRKRALSNLSMTAEERFLELEQRYPKIVYRVPQKVIASYLGITPEFMSKIRKNLTLKT; encoded by the coding sequence ATGGACTTATATGTTAATCTATTAGGAAATATTAAAAAGTACGTTACTCTTACCGCAGGGGAAACAGAAAGATTGACTTCTATAATCAGAACCAAATCGATTAAAAAACGGGAGTTGATAGACCAACCTGATCACGTTTGTAAATATCGAAATTACATTGAAAAAGGAGCTTTTCGTTCATTTTTTATAGATAGAGAAGGTAAGGAGCATACGGTTCAAATTGCTATTGAAGACCATTTTACCAGTGATTTTTATAGCTATATTACGCAAACACCGGCTACGCTCTTTGTAGAAGCACTAGAGGATTCTATAATTCTGCAAATGACTTATCAAGATATTGAAGGACTTTGCAGAGATATCCATGCATTAAGTGAATATTTTAGAATTACAACCGAAAGGGCTTTCGCTTTCTCCAGAAAAAGAGCATTATCTAATTTAAGTATGACCGCCGAAGAACGTTTTTTGGAACTAGAACAACGGTATCCGAAAATTGTATACCGTGTTCCGCAAAAGGTAATTGCTTCTTATCTCGGTATTACCCCTGAATTTATGTCAAAAATTAGAAAAAACCTGACTTTAAAAACTTAA